The genomic stretch TGCGGTCCAGTACTTTGTAACCCGTCACACTGTGTGTCCTGGTGTAAATAAACTCGTCCAGGCAGCTCCTTCTGAGGCCACTGTCTGTTCCCTGTTCCCAATGGAGGCGAggttctcctccccttcccagcccaccctgctgctcttccctccagccctggcctaGAAGCCAGCGTGGGCCTCACAGGTGGGAGACAAGGCTTCACTGGGTGGAGTCACCGCATCTCTTGGGATCTCTGGTGGGGCTGAGGGgccccctctcccctgcaggAGCAGTGCAGAATGGTGGCCTGGCAAGGCTGAGTTCTGTGCCCACGGGCGCAAAGGCAAGAAAGGAATCCGGAAATTTCAAGGGCTTTATTGAGGCTGCCCGAGCCTCCCTCACAGTGGTGCAGGAACCCGTTGGTCTCGCTGTGGCCGTTGCTCTAGGGGCCTCCGAGGAACAGCAGGAGAGGGCCCTTTTTGGGGGCCAAGACCAGGTGGTGGGACAAGTGGGGAAatgccagagagctggcctgctcGGGGCTGGAGGGGGGCTGTGCCTGGAGTGTGGAGGTCACAGAGTGCTGGCtcggtgggaggggcggggctgaagGAGGCCCAAGAAGTCAGGAAGAGCGGATGGGCGGAGCTTCCTGGGCACTGAACGTGTACACCGCCCAGGGCACGAGGGCCAGGACCAGGAATGGCCAGAGGGTGTACTTGAGGAAGTTGAAGATGTAGAAGAGGCTGACCTGAGCGGGGTGGCCCAGCCAGTCCAGAGGGCCCAGCAGCACCATGGCCAGCAAAAGGCAGGCTATCTTCTGGCCATTTCCCAGGTATGCCCGCCGGATCTGGGCATAGCAGGGAGAGTGCAGGGCGATGCCCagtcccagggcagcccctgaGTCGCGGCTCAGGGAGGCAAAGGGCCGGCTGTCCATGTGCACCCACTCAGGCCGCTCGCACCACTTGGAGGCCAGGTCAATGGACCTGTGGGAAGAAGAGTCTCGCCAGGAGGCTGCAGCCCACAGGGCTCTGAGCCATCTGCCTCGGGGACCCACTCCCACACTGGGCTGTGACCTCAGGAGGGTCAATGCTTGGGGACAGATAATGCACCCTTTTATAGCTACAACAAACCAGAGCCCCATCAGACTAGGTGCAGGTGAGACAGGCCCCAGCCTTCCCAGGCTTCAAAGCGGGACTTACCAAGAAAGATTCAGGCCCAGGCTAATGAGCGTCCAATAGATGAGGCTGGCGCCCAGCATGAGGGCCAGCGCGGTCAACCCATAGAAGCTTAGCTCCCGCTCCATGGGTACCCGAGGGGTCATCAGCCAGCCCAGGACAGCGCCTAGGAGAACGCAGTGACAGCAGCTGCCAGGAGTCTGGGGATATGGCCCCTCACTCCGAACCGCAGTGCAGGTTGAGATGTAAGGGGGGCCCGGAGCTTGGCTCAGTGGAAGCTGGGAATGATGGGAAGGCCCTACACTTGTCCTCCCCCTGCCAAAGGCACCCTTCTGGCCCACCGTCTTGCCCCAGT from Lepus europaeus isolate LE1 chromosome 18, mLepTim1.pri, whole genome shotgun sequence encodes the following:
- the G6PC3 gene encoding glucose-6-phosphatase 3 isoform X2 is translated as MITGAALWPIMTALSAQMATRAHSRWIRAIPSLAYFTFLLAVGLSRVFLLAHFPHQVLAGLLTGAVLGWLMTPRVPMERELSFYGLTALALMLGASLIYWTLISLGLNLSWSIDLASKWCERPEWVHMDSRPFASLSRDSGAALGLGIALHSPCYAQIRRAYLGNGQKIACLLLAMVLLGPLDWLGHPAQVSLFYIFNFLKYTLWPFLVLALVPWAVYTFSAQEAPPIRSS